A window of Cryptomeria japonica chromosome 3, Sugi_1.0, whole genome shotgun sequence contains these coding sequences:
- the LOC131047863 gene encoding uncharacterized protein LOC131047863, whose translation MAIPLDMTFSAAQEARLLQLNALDEIRKSALQHTKSVQNQRMKWHDHHIKDKSFKLSDWDLLYDSRYKDNLGNLQTRWLGPYEIVETFSNGAVRLSTIDHVQFKLLVNGHRLRLYHKHLSKDDFLQQFSTTKHVEIPAATVDGFVVTTPS comes from the coding sequence aTGGCTATTCCCTTAGATATGACTTTTTCTGCAGCACAAGAAGCAAGGCTCCTGCAACTTAATGCCTTAGATGAGATAAGAAAGTCCGCCCTGCAGCATACCAAATCTGTTCAAAACCAacgcatgaagtggcatgatcaccatatcaaagataaatcattcaagcTAAGTGATTGGGATCTTCTCTATGATTCCaggtataaagataatttgggaaaTTTACAAACACGgtggttaggaccttatgagatagttgaaacattctctaatggtgcTGTTAGATTATCTACAATAGATCATGTTCagtttaaattgttagtcaatggtcatcgGCTGCGCTTATACCATAAACATCTGAGCAAAGATGACTTTCTACAACAGTTTTCCACTACCAAGCATGTCGAGATTCCTGCAGCAACTGTCGACGGCTTTGTCGTCACCACTCCATCTTAA